GTTTGTCTTCAGGTACCATGCAGTTGGACCCTACACTCCAAAACCATTCCCTCCATCCCCACAGCAACAGCAGTTTTATGAATATTCCTAGAACAATATCAGGTATTACGTGTCAACCCTGTCACTCatctattattaatattaccgCCTAAACTTTAGAAGAAGAAGTCTCCAGCTATCTTTCCACTCATCCAGAGTTTTTGGAAAGGTATCTTATAACCGAGGTGGATATTGAGAAATTGGAACGTTGGATCATCCGCAAATCTCAGCAGCTTAAGAAAAGACCAGAGTTTTCCGCAGCCAAAAGTAGAAAAACAAGCTTGTCGAGGTGGAGATTATAGTGaattatcattaaatattttttatggggtaataaaacatttttagatgGAAATTCTGCGTTCACGCAGACAAGCGCCAAATGCTGCAAGAGCTTACCCAAAACCTCCAATTAAAGCCTACAAAAGACCAAGTTTTGTGGGAATTATCCAATTGTATATCGTCTGCTGTTAATGCCGATGGTTTTAGGTATTGAATAACGTGAACAATCTTCAAACTATCTATTTATTTATCCTTATCCATAGATTGTACACAATAGAAACGCCTTCGAAATGTGATGAATTAGAGTTGTATATCATACTAAATTCGCACTCTGAGAATGGTTTGCTTAGGGCACAAAGAATCAAAAGCGGCATTATGGTACCGACTTATGTGGCTAAAATGCAAGTACCGGTACGACTTTCTAAAGGCGAAGAAGATCCTAGATTTACAAAAGAAGTATTTAGTGAGGTAATGGTTACTTAAATTATTTCGCATATACATAAGTATGTATAGAGTCTTCGTAGGGCGAAATTGCTCATATCCAGTGCCAGCCAGTGATTCAGCCTAACGGAGAATTGGTGGGCGTTCTTGAATTGTGGCGAAGAAGCAATGGAGGGCAGTTTTATGAGGAGGATGAAGAAATTGCTTCAAGTTATCTCGTTTGGGGGGGCATTGCCCTTCACTACGCCCATCTTTATTTGTCGATGAACCAGCAGAGACAGTTAAATGATTTCTTACTGGCAGTGgtcaagtaaatttaaaaacacatttctggatatttcatttttaattaaacttgcaGGTCCATATTTCAAGATATGGTCAGCATGGACATGTTGGTAATGAAGATTATGAACTTCGCTCAGAGATTGGTGAATGCAGATAGGGCTTCATTGTTTTTGGtggacaataaaaataaaggtattttttagCTAAGCTTATGAGTAGCTAAATACTTCAATTCAAAgcatatgatttttttgaattttagaactATACGCCACGATTTTTGATATTGGAATTGACGAGTGCCCAGTAAACCTTTATTCAGGAGACGGGGATGATTTGATGAAGGTGCACACATCGAAAGAAATTAGATTTCCTTTGGGGACTGGCATCGCAGGACAAGTTGCTGTGACTGGAGAGATTTTGAACATCAAAGATGCATATGCTGATGAAAGATTTAACAGGACGGTGGATCAATTAACAGGTAAAAGAGAGAACACCAAGAAATTGAAGTTTGTCCTAAAAAGGTTTAAGTGCTAATTTATATGCCTAAGAAGGAAGAACATCACGACAAAACTACAGTAGTGCAATAACTATTAAGGATTCCTGGAAATATGCCTTGTTGAGctttaaattcaaatcttaAACCTTCTTTGCAATTTACACTTACCAAtgttacaattaattttaatctaaattaCAGGTTATACTACTAAGACCATCCTCTGCATGCCTATTTACATAAGAGGCAACATCATAGGAGTAGTTCAAATGGTTAATAAACAGTCGGGATTTTTCACCAAAGAAGACGAAAACGCATTTGAAACTTTCGCCATCTACTGCGGATTGGCTTTGCATCATGCAAAATTGTACgataaaatcaagaaaagtgAACAGAAGTACAAAGTCGCTCTAGATGTATGTTATTTCTTGtcaagttttccaaaaaataatttttggatattCAGGTGTTGAGCTATCATAATACTTGTAAAGAAGACGAATTTAAAGCGGCTTTAGGAGAGGGTATTCCAGAACATCTACCTGGAGTGGATGACTATTACTTCAACCCTTTCCAAATTGAAGATCTGGAAAAGGCCAAATATTCGATATATATGTTTGTAGATCTTTTCGGAAGTGCCAGATTTGAAGTTAATAGTTTGATAAGGTATAAAAACGTAGTTTACGAAGTTAATTCCTAAAAATTCTGATTTTAGGTTTGTTTTAAccgtaagaaaaaattaccGAAGGGTACCGTACCATAATTGGACTCACGGTTTCTCGGTAGCCAATAGTATGTACTGTATTTTAAAGAGATCCGAAGGATGTTTTAAAACGAATGAAGTAAGTACCTCTTAAAATAGATCAGTCATCACATGTACTTTTACCAATAAACCCACgttctcaaattttaaattagaggAGAATGAATTTCGAACAGTAGATGGCCTTTTTCcacaattaattttctttagggTTTAGCTTTGCTAACGGGCGCCCTTTGCCATGATCTTGATCATCGTggcaaaaacaacaaattcatGTTAGACACTGAATCACCTCTTGCTGCAATTTATTCGACATCAACGATGGAACATCATCATTTTAATCAAACTGTAACCATATTGCAACAGgtaaataatcaatatttcCCCTGCGACAGAGTTGTTCTAATCTTAAGATAAACGAACCCCCTTTTAATCCTGATATATCTATATTCCAGACGTTCCGACTAATTAATGACCTCACAAATAGCATAAAATATCCGATTTTGTTCTTTTAAGGAGGGACacaacattttcaacaagCTCCCACATAATGATTACAAGCAAGTACTGGGTCTGCTCAAGCATTGCATTCTGGCAACAGATTTGGCAATGTTTTTCCCCAATAAAGCCAGACTGATGAAAATTGTGGAAGAAGGTAGTTTTTCATGGAGCAATAATGAGCATAGAATGTTGTTACAAGCCATTACCATGACCGGTAGTGATTTAAGTGCCAGCGCGAAGCCCTGGGAAGTTCAAGTAGAAACTGTGagagttatttttgaagaattttaccAACAGGGAGACGCAGAAAAGTTAATCGTACGCTAATTTTTGTTGTGGAAGTTTAGAAACATTTggttttaggaaaaatggTAGACAGCCCCTTCCAATGATGGATAGAGATCAACCTGACGAACAACCATCAAGTCAAGTAGGGTTTCTAAAAGGAATTTGCTTGCCTTGCTATAATCTCTTGAACCGATTCATCCCGGATTGTCAGCCTTTGCTAGATATGTGCCGGAATAATCTTGAACGCTGGCAAAAGATTGATGACGAAATCAAAGAGAAGAGTAGTCAAGAGACTTCCAGccggttttttaaaatatgagaatTTTTCGGAGACAGAGTTCAAATATGAAagatacttttattttattactgtctttgaaaaacaccattattggGTGCGTGGACCAGGTTAACAATGGCATGTgtttatttatcattatttacTTAGAGAACGAATCACCTACATTGTCATCTTCTCATTGCTAGTTTATTTGGTGGTTGCCATTGAAAcgaatgttaaattaatcgttACTATTATGTTTATGTGCCTTTTTGTGGTTCGaattacatatatatatatatgcttATTTTAGGTGTGTTCATGCTTAAATGGTAAAATCGAGATAAATTTAGTAGTGGAATAAATCGTAAATATACTGCAGTTGTGATATGCGTATTATCCTCACGTCTTAGATCGAATTCTTcagtatttaaatttgacgTTTGCATCATAATAAGGTATTTCACAAACTTGGTGTACAATAAACATATCATGTATATCCTATTATATTAGAACGTACGAATATTTTTAGTGGATGAATAAATTAGGTGTAGTTGTCTATATTTATTCCTCTATTTCCCCTTTTCTAACGATGTTTAACAGTGTAGTATTTTAATCCGAACgcttacttaataaaaaatatatgtgaactcgggtttatttttattatttttttaatttttaatttattttttattttgttttattgttattattattatttaatttatgtcaAGAACGTAGTTCCAGAATACAAACACGACGGCCGGTCGGGTTAGTATTTGGGGAACTTGTACGTGGCACTTACTAACGTCTCGATTTTGAATTCGAAAAGCAATTATTCTTATTTCACCGTCAGGATTATTGTGCGGacaatttaaatggaattaaaaaatgtttttttgaacGTATGTTCACgacagaaataaaaaaaaagaaaaatagagaaacacctaaaaagtaaattaagtgAGTCACGTACCGG
The Euwallacea fornicatus isolate EFF26 chromosome 12, ASM4011564v1, whole genome shotgun sequence genome window above contains:
- the LOC136342432 gene encoding probable 3',5'-cyclic phosphodiesterase pde-5 isoform X7 → MNDKCKCQMEDSSENCSSLTHDKQYKVQIVVTQVNGCDGSAEIRIMGGTPSRKTSLTPTLKLNDSHQSLSSGTMQLDPTLQNHSLHPHSNSSFMNIPRTISEEEVSSYLSTHPEFLERYLITEVDIEKLERWIIRKSQQLKKRPEFSAAKSRKTSLSRWKFCVHADKRQMLQELTQNLQLKPTKDQVLWELSNCISSAVNADGFRLYTIETPSKCDELELYIILNSHSENGLLRAQRIKSGIMVPTYVAKMQVPVRLSKGEEDPRFTKEVFSEGEIAHIQCQPVIQPNGELVGVLELWRRSNGGQFYEEDEEIASSYLVWGGIALHYAHLYLSMNQQRQLNDFLLAVVKSIFQDMVSMDMLVMKIMNFAQRLVNADRASLFLVDNKNKELYATIFDIGIDECPVNLYSGDGDDLMKVHTSKEIRFPLGTGIAGQVAVTGEILNIKDAYADERFNRTVDQLTGYTTKTILCMPIYIRGNIIGVVQMVNKQSGFFTKEDENAFETFAIYCGLALHHAKLYDKIKKSEQKYKVALDVLSYHNTCKEDEFKAALGEGIPEHLPGVDDYYFNPFQIEDLEKAKYSIYMFVDLFGSARFEVNSLIRFVLTVRKNYRRVPYHNWTHGFSVANSMYCILKRSEGCFKTNEGLALLTGALCHDLDHRGKNNKFMLDTESPLAAIYSTSTMEHHHFNQTVTILQQEGHNIFNKLPHNDYKQVLGLLKHCILATDLAMFFPNKARLMKIVEEGSFSWSNNEHRMLLQAITMTGSDLSASAKPWEVQVETEKW
- the LOC136342432 gene encoding probable 3',5'-cyclic phosphodiesterase pde-5 isoform X8; this encodes MNDKCKCQMEDSSENCSSLTHDKQYKVQIVVTQVNGCDGSAEIRIMGGTPSRKTSLTPTLKLNDSHQSLSSGTMQLDPTLQNHSLHPHSNSSFMNIPRTISEEEVSSYLSTHPEFLERYLITEVDIEKLERWIIRKSQQLKKRPEFSAAKSRKTSLSRWKFCVHADKRQMLQELTQNLQLKPTKDQVLWELSNCISSAVNADGFRLYTIETPSKCDELELYIILNSHSENGLLRAQRIKSGIMVPTYVAKMQVPVRLSKGEEDPRFTKEVFSEGEIAHIQCQPVIQPNGELVGVLELWRRSNGGQFYEEDEEIASSYLVWGGIALHYAHLYLSMNQQRQLNDFLLAVVKSIFQDMVSMDMLVMKIMNFAQRLVNADRASLFLVDNKNKELYATIFDIGIDECPVNLYSGDGDDLMKVHTSKEIRFPLGTGIAGQVAVTGEILNIKDAYADERFNRTVDQLTGYTTKTILCMPIYIRGNIIGVVQMVNKQSGFFTKEDENAFETFAIYCGLALHHAKLYDKIKKSEQKYKVALDVLSYHNTCKEDEFKAALGEGIPEHLPGVDDYYFNPFQIEDLEKAKYSIYMFVDLFGSARFEVNSLIRFVLTVRKNYRRVPYHNWTHGFSVANSMYCILKRSEGCFKTNEGLALLTGALCHDLDHRGKNNKFMLDTESPLAAIYSTSTMEHHHFNQTVTILQQTFRLINDLTNSIKYPILFF
- the LOC136342432 gene encoding probable 3',5'-cyclic phosphodiesterase pde-5 isoform X1, yielding MNDKCKCQMEDSSENCSSLTHDKQYKVQIVVTQVNGCDGSAEIRIMGGTPSRKTSLTPTLKLNDSHQSLSSGTMQLDPTLQNHSLHPHSNSSFMNIPRTISEEEVSSYLSTHPEFLERYLITEVDIEKLERWIIRKSQQLKKRPEFSAAKSRKTSLSRWKFCVHADKRQMLQELTQNLQLKPTKDQVLWELSNCISSAVNADGFRLYTIETPSKCDELELYIILNSHSENGLLRAQRIKSGIMVPTYVAKMQVPVRLSKGEEDPRFTKEVFSEGEIAHIQCQPVIQPNGELVGVLELWRRSNGGQFYEEDEEIASSYLVWGGIALHYAHLYLSMNQQRQLNDFLLAVVKSIFQDMVSMDMLVMKIMNFAQRLVNADRASLFLVDNKNKELYATIFDIGIDECPVNLYSGDGDDLMKVHTSKEIRFPLGTGIAGQVAVTGEILNIKDAYADERFNRTVDQLTGYTTKTILCMPIYIRGNIIGVVQMVNKQSGFFTKEDENAFETFAIYCGLALHHAKLYDKIKKSEQKYKVALDVLSYHNTCKEDEFKAALGEGIPEHLPGVDDYYFNPFQIEDLEKAKYSIYMFVDLFGSARFEVNSLIRFVLTVRKNYRRVPYHNWTHGFSVANSMYCILKRSEGCFKTNEGLALLTGALCHDLDHRGKNNKFMLDTESPLAAIYSTSTMEHHHFNQTVTILQQEGHNIFNKLPHNDYKQVLGLLKHCILATDLAMFFPNKARLMKIVEEGSFSWSNNEHRMLLQAITMTGSDLSASAKPWEVQVETVRVIFEEFYQQGDAEKKNGRQPLPMMDRDQPDEQPSSQVGFLKGICLPCYNLLNRFIPDCQPLLDMCRNNLERWQKIDDEIKEKSSQETSSRFFKI
- the LOC136342432 gene encoding probable 3',5'-cyclic phosphodiesterase pde-5 isoform X2; the protein is MEDSSENCSSLTHDKQYKVQIVVTQVNGCDGSAEIRIMGGTPSRKTSLTPTLKLNDSHQSLSSGTMQLDPTLQNHSLHPHSNSSFMNIPRTISEEEVSSYLSTHPEFLERYLITEVDIEKLERWIIRKSQQLKKRPEFSAAKSRKTSLSRWKFCVHADKRQMLQELTQNLQLKPTKDQVLWELSNCISSAVNADGFRLYTIETPSKCDELELYIILNSHSENGLLRAQRIKSGIMVPTYVAKMQVPVRLSKGEEDPRFTKEVFSEGEIAHIQCQPVIQPNGELVGVLELWRRSNGGQFYEEDEEIASSYLVWGGIALHYAHLYLSMNQQRQLNDFLLAVVKSIFQDMVSMDMLVMKIMNFAQRLVNADRASLFLVDNKNKELYATIFDIGIDECPVNLYSGDGDDLMKVHTSKEIRFPLGTGIAGQVAVTGEILNIKDAYADERFNRTVDQLTGYTTKTILCMPIYIRGNIIGVVQMVNKQSGFFTKEDENAFETFAIYCGLALHHAKLYDKIKKSEQKYKVALDVLSYHNTCKEDEFKAALGEGIPEHLPGVDDYYFNPFQIEDLEKAKYSIYMFVDLFGSARFEVNSLIRFVLTVRKNYRRVPYHNWTHGFSVANSMYCILKRSEGCFKTNEGLALLTGALCHDLDHRGKNNKFMLDTESPLAAIYSTSTMEHHHFNQTVTILQQEGHNIFNKLPHNDYKQVLGLLKHCILATDLAMFFPNKARLMKIVEEGSFSWSNNEHRMLLQAITMTGSDLSASAKPWEVQVETVRVIFEEFYQQGDAEKKNGRQPLPMMDRDQPDEQPSSQVGFLKGICLPCYNLLNRFIPDCQPLLDMCRNNLERWQKIDDEIKEKSSQETSSRFFKI
- the LOC136342432 gene encoding probable 3',5'-cyclic phosphodiesterase pde-5 isoform X4; the encoded protein is MWGCLSRTACTVCKDKRGDREALKLNDSHQSLSSGTMQLDPTLQNHSLHPHSNSSFMNIPRTISEEEVSSYLSTHPEFLERYLITEVDIEKLERWIIRKSQQLKKRPEFSAAKSRKTSLSRWKFCVHADKRQMLQELTQNLQLKPTKDQVLWELSNCISSAVNADGFRLYTIETPSKCDELELYIILNSHSENGLLRAQRIKSGIMVPTYVAKMQVPVRLSKGEEDPRFTKEVFSEGEIAHIQCQPVIQPNGELVGVLELWRRSNGGQFYEEDEEIASSYLVWGGIALHYAHLYLSMNQQRQLNDFLLAVVKSIFQDMVSMDMLVMKIMNFAQRLVNADRASLFLVDNKNKELYATIFDIGIDECPVNLYSGDGDDLMKVHTSKEIRFPLGTGIAGQVAVTGEILNIKDAYADERFNRTVDQLTGYTTKTILCMPIYIRGNIIGVVQMVNKQSGFFTKEDENAFETFAIYCGLALHHAKLYDKIKKSEQKYKVALDVLSYHNTCKEDEFKAALGEGIPEHLPGVDDYYFNPFQIEDLEKAKYSIYMFVDLFGSARFEVNSLIRFVLTVRKNYRRVPYHNWTHGFSVANSMYCILKRSEGCFKTNEGLALLTGALCHDLDHRGKNNKFMLDTESPLAAIYSTSTMEHHHFNQTVTILQQEGHNIFNKLPHNDYKQVLGLLKHCILATDLAMFFPNKARLMKIVEEGSFSWSNNEHRMLLQAITMTGSDLSASAKPWEVQVETVRVIFEEFYQQGDAEKKNGRQPLPMMDRDQPDEQPSSQVGFLKGICLPCYNLLNRFIPDCQPLLDMCRNNLERWQKIDDEIKEKSSQETSSRFFKI
- the LOC136342432 gene encoding probable 3',5'-cyclic phosphodiesterase pde-5 isoform X5 is translated as MWGCLSRTACTVCKDKRGDREGTMQLDPTLQNHSLHPHSNSSFMNIPRTISEEEVSSYLSTHPEFLERYLITEVDIEKLERWIIRKSQQLKKRPEFSAAKSRKTSLSRWKFCVHADKRQMLQELTQNLQLKPTKDQVLWELSNCISSAVNADGFRLYTIETPSKCDELELYIILNSHSENGLLRAQRIKSGIMVPTYVAKMQVPVRLSKGEEDPRFTKEVFSEGEIAHIQCQPVIQPNGELVGVLELWRRSNGGQFYEEDEEIASSYLVWGGIALHYAHLYLSMNQQRQLNDFLLAVVKSIFQDMVSMDMLVMKIMNFAQRLVNADRASLFLVDNKNKELYATIFDIGIDECPVNLYSGDGDDLMKVHTSKEIRFPLGTGIAGQVAVTGEILNIKDAYADERFNRTVDQLTGYTTKTILCMPIYIRGNIIGVVQMVNKQSGFFTKEDENAFETFAIYCGLALHHAKLYDKIKKSEQKYKVALDVLSYHNTCKEDEFKAALGEGIPEHLPGVDDYYFNPFQIEDLEKAKYSIYMFVDLFGSARFEVNSLIRFVLTVRKNYRRVPYHNWTHGFSVANSMYCILKRSEGCFKTNEGLALLTGALCHDLDHRGKNNKFMLDTESPLAAIYSTSTMEHHHFNQTVTILQQEGHNIFNKLPHNDYKQVLGLLKHCILATDLAMFFPNKARLMKIVEEGSFSWSNNEHRMLLQAITMTGSDLSASAKPWEVQVETVRVIFEEFYQQGDAEKKNGRQPLPMMDRDQPDEQPSSQVGFLKGICLPCYNLLNRFIPDCQPLLDMCRNNLERWQKIDDEIKEKSSQETSSRFFKI
- the LOC136342432 gene encoding probable 3',5'-cyclic phosphodiesterase pde-5 isoform X3, whose product is MNDKCKCQMEDSSENCSSLTHDKQYKVQIVVTQVNGCDGSAEIRIMGGTPSRKTSLTPSTMQLDPTLQNHSLHPHSNSSFMNIPRTISEEEVSSYLSTHPEFLERYLITEVDIEKLERWIIRKSQQLKKRPEFSAAKSRKTSLSRWKFCVHADKRQMLQELTQNLQLKPTKDQVLWELSNCISSAVNADGFRLYTIETPSKCDELELYIILNSHSENGLLRAQRIKSGIMVPTYVAKMQVPVRLSKGEEDPRFTKEVFSEGEIAHIQCQPVIQPNGELVGVLELWRRSNGGQFYEEDEEIASSYLVWGGIALHYAHLYLSMNQQRQLNDFLLAVVKSIFQDMVSMDMLVMKIMNFAQRLVNADRASLFLVDNKNKELYATIFDIGIDECPVNLYSGDGDDLMKVHTSKEIRFPLGTGIAGQVAVTGEILNIKDAYADERFNRTVDQLTGYTTKTILCMPIYIRGNIIGVVQMVNKQSGFFTKEDENAFETFAIYCGLALHHAKLYDKIKKSEQKYKVALDVLSYHNTCKEDEFKAALGEGIPEHLPGVDDYYFNPFQIEDLEKAKYSIYMFVDLFGSARFEVNSLIRFVLTVRKNYRRVPYHNWTHGFSVANSMYCILKRSEGCFKTNEGLALLTGALCHDLDHRGKNNKFMLDTESPLAAIYSTSTMEHHHFNQTVTILQQEGHNIFNKLPHNDYKQVLGLLKHCILATDLAMFFPNKARLMKIVEEGSFSWSNNEHRMLLQAITMTGSDLSASAKPWEVQVETVRVIFEEFYQQGDAEKKNGRQPLPMMDRDQPDEQPSSQVGFLKGICLPCYNLLNRFIPDCQPLLDMCRNNLERWQKIDDEIKEKSSQETSSRFFKI
- the LOC136342432 gene encoding probable 3',5'-cyclic phosphodiesterase pde-5 isoform X6, whose protein sequence is MQLDPTLQNHSLHPHSNSSFMNIPRTISEEEVSSYLSTHPEFLERYLITEVDIEKLERWIIRKSQQLKKRPEFSAAKSRKTSLSRWKFCVHADKRQMLQELTQNLQLKPTKDQVLWELSNCISSAVNADGFRLYTIETPSKCDELELYIILNSHSENGLLRAQRIKSGIMVPTYVAKMQVPVRLSKGEEDPRFTKEVFSEGEIAHIQCQPVIQPNGELVGVLELWRRSNGGQFYEEDEEIASSYLVWGGIALHYAHLYLSMNQQRQLNDFLLAVVKSIFQDMVSMDMLVMKIMNFAQRLVNADRASLFLVDNKNKELYATIFDIGIDECPVNLYSGDGDDLMKVHTSKEIRFPLGTGIAGQVAVTGEILNIKDAYADERFNRTVDQLTGYTTKTILCMPIYIRGNIIGVVQMVNKQSGFFTKEDENAFETFAIYCGLALHHAKLYDKIKKSEQKYKVALDVLSYHNTCKEDEFKAALGEGIPEHLPGVDDYYFNPFQIEDLEKAKYSIYMFVDLFGSARFEVNSLIRFVLTVRKNYRRVPYHNWTHGFSVANSMYCILKRSEGCFKTNEGLALLTGALCHDLDHRGKNNKFMLDTESPLAAIYSTSTMEHHHFNQTVTILQQEGHNIFNKLPHNDYKQVLGLLKHCILATDLAMFFPNKARLMKIVEEGSFSWSNNEHRMLLQAITMTGSDLSASAKPWEVQVETVRVIFEEFYQQGDAEKKNGRQPLPMMDRDQPDEQPSSQVGFLKGICLPCYNLLNRFIPDCQPLLDMCRNNLERWQKIDDEIKEKSSQETSSRFFKI